A single region of the Deinococcus ruber genome encodes:
- a CDS encoding glycoside hydrolase family 31 protein, with amino-acid sequence MTQTVTRTIVHQPVGIDDPYKRLPTERTPRDPRPGDRLHVNFRAEQMTSASVTLTSETSTLTVPARPLGHDFWTADLGIVEAGNYSYTIDSGADYSVTFSFLVGRWRQISSILTTTIKADRVEFVLADEEGQPARASLSFPTAGACRLEFGTTDIPSRSGQPCTAQQDNKIIQIRADGTEVEVDCQTLGVTVRQPGKKDGVRASLRFRWLEGSSGLDQVEAQFYAGSGEPLYGLGERFSAANRRGRETDVRVYEEYKEQGQRTYLPVPFVVSPQAWGVWLDATEPSSFDLREETCVVRLDQFPGTPVRMSLHLIVADDAYGVTGTFTRLNSGLNVPPKWAFGPWMSSNDWNSQARTEEVVRRTLAEDIPATVLVLEAWSDEHTFYIWNDAEYTPVAGSDALKLSDFTFRGRWPDPKHLIDECHAQGIHVLLWQIPVQKHVPEEHAQHHADEAHMIERHFGVQNADGSPYRCQGWWFTDGLVMDFTHPQAAKWWFSKREYLFDELGIDGFKTDGGEHLWGRDLRMHDGRRGLEMFNAYPNNYVGAYHDFVQQHTAGNGLTFSRAGFTGAGRYPAHWAGDENSTWSAYKASIQAGLSAGLSGVSMWSWDIGGFSGEIPTVELYLRSVAFGAFSPIMQYHSEWNGAVENRDRTPWNIAERHQDARPIEVYRRYAQLRMSLLNYLYDEALEMSAVGIPMMRYPYLVYPEAAEFLRQDEQAYLFTRDLLVCPVVEKGALAREVRLPPGRWVDAWTGEIFEGTRSVLMSAPLDQIPVFICADSPRRNLLLAAFNHF; translated from the coding sequence ATGACCCAGACCGTCACCCGAACCATCGTCCATCAGCCAGTCGGGATAGACGATCCCTACAAGCGCCTGCCGACTGAACGAACCCCCCGCGATCCTCGGCCCGGCGACCGCCTGCACGTCAACTTCCGAGCAGAGCAGATGACCAGCGCTTCAGTAACCCTGACTTCCGAAACCAGTACCCTGACCGTTCCAGCCCGGCCACTGGGCCATGACTTCTGGACGGCAGATCTGGGGATTGTCGAAGCGGGCAACTACTCCTACACCATCGATTCCGGAGCCGACTACAGCGTTACCTTCTCCTTTTTGGTCGGGCGCTGGCGACAGATCAGCAGCATTTTAACCACCACTATCAAAGCAGACCGGGTGGAATTTGTCCTCGCCGACGAAGAAGGTCAGCCAGCTCGGGCGAGCCTGAGCTTTCCCACAGCTGGAGCCTGCCGACTTGAGTTCGGGACGACCGACATTCCCAGCCGATCTGGTCAGCCCTGCACCGCTCAACAGGACAACAAGATCATTCAGATCCGTGCTGACGGCACCGAGGTCGAAGTTGATTGTCAGACCCTCGGTGTGACGGTGCGGCAGCCAGGGAAAAAAGACGGCGTTCGGGCTTCCTTGCGGTTTCGCTGGCTCGAAGGCTCCAGCGGACTTGATCAGGTGGAGGCTCAGTTTTACGCCGGGTCTGGTGAGCCGCTGTATGGCCTGGGAGAACGCTTCAGCGCCGCCAATCGGCGGGGGAGAGAAACAGACGTCCGCGTCTACGAGGAATACAAGGAACAGGGACAGCGCACCTACCTACCGGTTCCCTTCGTCGTCTCCCCCCAGGCATGGGGCGTGTGGCTCGACGCCACTGAGCCTTCCTCCTTCGATCTGCGCGAGGAGACCTGTGTTGTGCGGCTTGATCAGTTCCCGGGCACTCCAGTCCGCATGAGTCTGCACCTGATCGTGGCAGACGACGCATACGGGGTCACGGGTACGTTTACCCGGCTCAATAGCGGGCTGAACGTACCACCGAAATGGGCGTTCGGTCCGTGGATGAGCTCCAACGACTGGAACTCTCAGGCCCGGACCGAAGAGGTGGTGCGGCGAACGCTGGCCGAAGATATCCCGGCAACCGTCCTCGTGCTTGAGGCCTGGAGTGACGAGCATACCTTCTACATCTGGAACGACGCCGAGTACACGCCCGTAGCCGGAAGCGACGCCTTGAAACTGAGTGACTTCACCTTCCGGGGCCGCTGGCCTGATCCGAAACACCTGATTGACGAATGCCACGCCCAGGGAATCCATGTCCTGCTGTGGCAGATTCCCGTTCAGAAACACGTTCCCGAGGAGCACGCCCAACACCACGCAGACGAAGCTCACATGATCGAGCGGCACTTCGGCGTGCAGAACGCAGACGGCAGCCCCTACCGCTGTCAGGGCTGGTGGTTCACCGACGGGCTGGTGATGGACTTCACCCATCCACAGGCAGCCAAGTGGTGGTTCTCCAAACGCGAGTACCTCTTCGACGAGCTGGGCATCGATGGTTTCAAGACCGATGGAGGTGAGCATCTCTGGGGCCGAGATCTGCGGATGCACGACGGGCGACGAGGCCTGGAGATGTTCAACGCCTACCCGAACAATTATGTCGGGGCTTACCATGACTTCGTACAGCAGCACACGGCTGGTAACGGTCTGACGTTCTCCCGTGCTGGCTTCACCGGGGCTGGCCGATATCCGGCTCACTGGGCTGGCGACGAGAACAGTACCTGGAGCGCCTACAAAGCCAGCATCCAGGCTGGGCTTTCCGCTGGACTCAGCGGTGTAAGCATGTGGTCCTGGGATATCGGCGGTTTCAGCGGTGAGATCCCGACTGTGGAACTGTACCTGCGCTCTGTCGCGTTCGGTGCGTTCAGCCCGATCATGCAGTATCACAGCGAGTGGAACGGCGCTGTGGAGAACCGTGACCGCACCCCCTGGAATATCGCCGAACGGCATCAGGATGCGCGTCCCATCGAGGTCTACCGACGCTATGCCCAGCTGCGAATGTCGCTCCTGAACTACCTCTACGACGAGGCGCTTGAAATGAGCGCTGTGGGTATTCCAATGATGCGTTATCCGTATCTGGTGTACCCGGAAGCGGCAGAATTTCTCCGGCAGGACGAGCAGGCCTACCTCTTCACCCGGGATCTGCTGGTGTGCCCAGTCGTCGAAAAAGGCGCGTTGGCCCGAGAGGTTCGTTTGCCCCCTGGCCGGTGGGTAGATGCCTGGACTGGAGAGATCTTTGAAGGGACCAGAAGCGTTCTCATGTCTGCGCCACTGGATCAGATTCCGGTGTTCATCTGTGCAGACAGTCCAAGGCGCAACCTGCTGCTCGCTGCCTTCAATCACTTCTAG
- a CDS encoding GatB/YqeY domain-containing protein, translated as MTLFERLKADLLHARRGGPELSATAGSLRVLVGEAEGLQKSARRQHTGPLDDAEMLALIQKTVVGLDEAISQATSLGRDTSAARAERALLGAYLPAALTPAELDQVILEVLRGQPEARLGDVMRELQARHRGQFDGNTARLRIQELLSARPGVADAGMSSNTSGR; from the coding sequence ATGACTTTGTTCGAGCGTTTGAAAGCCGATCTGCTGCACGCCCGCCGGGGTGGGCCGGAGCTGTCTGCCACTGCCGGAAGCCTGCGCGTTCTGGTGGGGGAGGCGGAGGGCCTTCAGAAAAGTGCCCGTCGTCAGCACACCGGCCCTCTCGACGATGCCGAGATGCTGGCGCTCATCCAGAAGACTGTGGTGGGCCTCGATGAGGCGATCTCTCAGGCCACCTCGCTTGGCCGCGACACCAGCGCGGCGCGGGCGGAACGGGCGCTGCTCGGCGCGTACCTGCCAGCCGCGCTGACACCCGCTGAACTCGATCAGGTGATTCTGGAGGTGCTTCGCGGGCAGCCGGAAGCGCGGCTGGGCGACGTCATGCGTGAACTTCAGGCGCGGCACCGTGGGCAGTTTGACGGCAACACCGCCCGGCTGCGGATTCAGGAACTGCTGTCGGCCCGTCCGGGTGTGGCTGACGCTGGAATGAGTTCGAACACCTCAGGCCGCTGA
- a CDS encoding FAD-dependent oxidoreductase, whose amino-acid sequence MTRQAHMQRADVLIIGGGLGGVAAALSCLRLGCTVLLTEETDWIGGQLTAQAVPPDESLWIEESGCTATYRTFRDSVRAYYRQYYPLLPASRADPFLNPGAGTVSRLCHEPRVALAVLEGMLAPYLSSGQLRLLLNTRPTSVACQGDRIEGVTVEDMEGRRLDLSAPFVLDATETGELLELGHVEHVIGAEGQDETGELHALSRAEPLNQQAVSWCFAVDHHEGQDFTIEKPAQYEFWRNYRPEFWPAPQLSWSYTHPITHAPVVRDLFSNPTETPHGGDLWHYRRILASRHFAPGVQPSDIVSVNWPQIDYLLGPIVGVSPEERARHLTGAQQLSLSMLYWMQTEAPRHDGRGAGYPGLRLRGDVTGTQASHGLAKSVYVREARRIRAEFTVTEQKVGVEARGTLTGAEEFTDSVGVGQYRIDLHPSTAGRNYVDVASWPFQIPLGALIPQRVENLLPAGKSLGVTHITNGCYRLHPVEWNIGEAAGALAAFCILNGSQPRQVRNTPVLLADFQRLLSDTLGFQLAWPESLRTVPSPGF is encoded by the coding sequence ATGACGCGGCAGGCGCACATGCAGCGGGCCGACGTGCTGATTATTGGCGGCGGGCTGGGCGGCGTGGCGGCGGCGCTGTCGTGCCTTCGGCTGGGCTGCACGGTTCTGCTGACCGAAGAAACCGACTGGATCGGCGGTCAGCTTACCGCGCAGGCAGTGCCCCCCGACGAGAGCCTGTGGATCGAGGAGAGCGGCTGCACCGCGACGTACCGCACCTTTCGCGACAGTGTCCGCGCCTACTACCGCCAGTATTATCCGCTGCTGCCTGCGTCGCGGGCCGACCCGTTCCTCAATCCGGGCGCGGGCACGGTCAGTCGGCTATGCCACGAGCCGAGGGTGGCGCTGGCCGTGCTGGAAGGCATGCTGGCACCGTACCTGAGCAGCGGGCAGCTGCGGCTCCTGCTGAACACCCGGCCCACCTCGGTGGCCTGTCAGGGCGACCGGATCGAGGGCGTGACCGTCGAAGACATGGAAGGTCGCCGCCTCGATCTGAGCGCCCCCTTCGTGCTGGACGCCACCGAAACCGGCGAACTGCTGGAACTGGGCCACGTCGAGCATGTGATCGGCGCAGAGGGACAGGACGAAACCGGGGAACTGCACGCGCTGAGCCGCGCCGAGCCGCTCAACCAGCAGGCGGTGAGCTGGTGCTTTGCCGTCGATCACCATGAGGGGCAGGACTTCACCATAGAGAAGCCCGCACAGTACGAGTTCTGGCGCAACTATCGCCCCGAATTCTGGCCCGCGCCGCAGCTCAGCTGGAGTTATACTCACCCGATCACCCACGCTCCGGTCGTGCGCGATCTGTTCTCCAATCCCACCGAGACGCCGCACGGGGGCGATCTGTGGCACTACCGCCGCATTCTGGCGAGCCGTCATTTCGCACCGGGTGTGCAGCCCAGCGACATCGTCAGCGTCAACTGGCCGCAGATCGACTATCTGCTGGGGCCAATCGTGGGCGTGAGTCCTGAGGAGCGTGCACGTCACCTGACCGGGGCGCAGCAGCTCAGCCTGAGCATGCTGTACTGGATGCAGACCGAAGCGCCCCGGCACGACGGCAGAGGGGCAGGCTATCCGGGACTGCGGCTGCGCGGCGACGTGACCGGAACGCAGGCGTCGCATGGGCTGGCAAAGAGCGTGTATGTGCGGGAAGCGCGGCGCATCCGGGCAGAGTTCACCGTGACCGAGCAGAAGGTGGGCGTCGAAGCGCGTGGAACCTTGACCGGTGCTGAAGAGTTCACCGACAGCGTGGGCGTGGGGCAGTACCGTATCGACCTGCATCCCAGTACCGCCGGGCGAAACTACGTGGACGTGGCAAGCTGGCCGTTTCAGATTCCGCTGGGAGCCCTGATTCCGCAGCGGGTCGAGAATCTGCTGCCTGCCGGGAAGTCGCTGGGGGTCACACACATCACCAATGGCTGCTACCGCCTGCATCCGGTCGAGTGGAACATCGGCGAGGCAGCCGGGGCACTGGCCGCATTCTGCATCCTGAACGGCTCTCAGCCGCGTCAGGTCAGGAACACGCCGGTGCTGCTGGCCGACTTTCAGCGGCTGTTGAGTGATACCCTGGGATTCCAGCTGGCCTGGCCTGAATCGCTGCGAACCGTGCCGTCACCAGGGTTCTGA
- a CDS encoding LacI family DNA-binding transcriptional regulator translates to MKKRPTQKEVAQQAGVSQAVVSQVLNGRSGGIRLHPQTRARVLETMKQMGYVPNMAAQSLAGGRNHILGVFTYEPVFPTDTRDFFYPFLEGIEDAAAALEYDLLLHTRPAAKGSERQVYRDNRSRLTLADGTLLLGELRDEQRRGDVARLLGEGHHMVFVGRRELPGHTLVWAGADYASATAQATRTLLGLGHRRLLYLGGTRQRESAEDREAGYWRGLGTDAPGRTLRLNPQDITAPLVQSICAEGLTGLLIENDDLALRWLEVSDRLGLCAPQDYSFVVLGDPVTQTRQPLPRPWTSFRLPRREMGQQAVRLLDEQLRGLEPQSLLMPCTWELGDSIGPAPVS, encoded by the coding sequence GTGAAAAAACGTCCGACGCAGAAGGAAGTGGCGCAGCAGGCAGGCGTGTCGCAGGCAGTGGTGTCGCAGGTACTCAACGGGCGCTCGGGTGGAATTCGGCTGCACCCGCAAACTCGGGCGCGGGTGCTGGAAACCATGAAGCAGATGGGCTACGTCCCGAATATGGCGGCCCAATCGCTGGCGGGCGGGCGCAATCACATCCTGGGCGTGTTTACCTACGAACCGGTCTTTCCCACCGACACCCGCGATTTCTTCTACCCGTTCCTGGAAGGCATCGAGGACGCGGCAGCCGCCCTGGAGTACGATCTGCTGCTGCACACCCGCCCGGCGGCAAAAGGCAGTGAACGCCAGGTGTACCGCGACAACCGCAGCCGTCTCACGCTGGCCGACGGAACGCTGCTGTTGGGAGAACTGCGAGATGAGCAGCGCCGAGGCGACGTGGCGCGGCTGCTCGGAGAGGGTCATCATATGGTGTTCGTAGGCCGCCGAGAACTGCCGGGGCATACGCTGGTGTGGGCCGGAGCCGATTATGCTTCGGCCACCGCTCAGGCGACCCGGACGCTGCTGGGCCTGGGCCACCGACGACTGCTGTACCTGGGCGGCACCCGCCAGCGAGAATCGGCGGAAGACCGCGAGGCCGGATACTGGCGGGGTCTGGGAACAGACGCGCCGGGACGGACGCTGCGCCTGAACCCACAGGACATCACCGCACCGCTGGTACAGAGCATCTGCGCTGAAGGCCTGACAGGTCTGCTGATCGAAAACGACGACCTGGCACTGCGCTGGCTGGAAGTGAGTGACCGGCTGGGCCTCTGTGCCCCGCAGGACTACTCATTCGTGGTGCTGGGCGACCCGGTCACTCAGACGCGCCAGCCGCTGCCGCGCCCGTGGACATCCTTCCGGCTGCCACGCCGCGAGATGGGGCAACAGGCGGTGAGGCTGCTCGACGAGCAGTTGCGCGGCCTGGAGCCACAGTCGCTCCTGATGCCGTGTACCTGGGAGCTGGGAGACAGTATTGGTCCTGCGCCTGTGTCCTGA
- a CDS encoding ABC transporter substrate-binding protein, with translation MKRTRALLWSAVLLTGVAQAQQVTLRFSTWAGGDGLALLQQLAKDYSSKNPGVQVTVEVTPFADYSRKVAVQIASGDSPDVGWLSERDVPTFIASKTLTDLSPVLSADKSFNLADFPVSTLTLWQRERSVYGVPFSNSPLVLFYNKDLFQQAGVADPLKQYGLNKWDYTSFQTSSKAIKDKTGAFGARAMRLDPKAWAGGLLAMLWSQGGGVYDKNLKCTLNSPGSVKGFQLASTMMFRDSSMPRPGDQTAFESGRIGMYMDNVSYSAQLRDAKFKWGIAPLPKGPGGRVTQLGQAGYVVFSKGKNQAEAVKFLAYLASPENMARTAKFYPPPRKSVLNSTAYLTSNPLIPASALKTGILSQLSSARVLLTGTNWLKANDVITSGLDRVFQPGANLQSVLDDLCRQVDGL, from the coding sequence ATGAAACGAACCCGAGCACTTCTTTGGAGCGCCGTCCTGTTGACAGGTGTGGCGCAGGCCCAGCAGGTAACCCTGCGCTTCAGCACCTGGGCAGGAGGAGACGGCCTGGCCCTTCTTCAGCAGCTTGCCAAGGATTACAGCAGCAAAAACCCCGGCGTGCAGGTCACGGTGGAGGTCACGCCCTTTGCCGACTACAGCCGCAAGGTGGCGGTGCAGATCGCTTCTGGCGACTCGCCGGACGTGGGCTGGCTGTCGGAACGCGACGTACCCACCTTCATCGCCAGCAAGACACTCACTGACCTTTCGCCGGTACTCAGCGCCGACAAGTCGTTCAATCTCGCAGATTTTCCGGTCAGCACCCTGACGCTGTGGCAGCGCGAGCGCTCGGTGTACGGCGTGCCGTTCAGCAATTCACCGCTGGTACTCTTCTACAACAAAGACCTGTTCCAGCAGGCGGGCGTGGCCGATCCACTCAAGCAGTATGGCCTGAACAAATGGGACTACACCAGCTTCCAGACGAGCAGCAAGGCCATCAAGGACAAGACCGGAGCCTTCGGAGCGCGGGCGATGCGGCTCGATCCCAAAGCCTGGGCGGGCGGCCTGCTGGCGATGCTGTGGTCGCAGGGCGGCGGCGTGTACGACAAGAATCTCAAATGCACCCTGAACAGCCCCGGCAGCGTCAAAGGCTTCCAGCTTGCCAGCACCATGATGTTCCGGGACAGCAGCATGCCCCGCCCCGGCGACCAGACGGCCTTCGAAAGTGGCCGGATCGGGATGTACATGGACAACGTGAGCTACAGCGCACAGCTCCGGGACGCCAAATTCAAGTGGGGCATTGCGCCGCTTCCCAAGGGGCCGGGGGGCCGGGTCACGCAGCTGGGACAGGCGGGCTACGTGGTGTTCAGCAAGGGCAAGAATCAGGCGGAGGCCGTCAAGTTCCTGGCTTATCTGGCCTCGCCGGAGAATATGGCCCGCACTGCCAAGTTCTATCCGCCGCCGCGTAAGAGCGTGCTGAACAGCACAGCGTATCTGACGAGCAATCCACTGATTCCCGCCAGTGCGCTGAAGACCGGAATTCTGAGCCAGCTGTCCAGTGCGCGGGTGCTGCTGACCGGCACCAACTGGCTCAAGGCCAACGACGTGATCACCAGCGGTCTCGACCGGGTCTTCCAGCCGGGCGCAAATCTTCAGAGCGTGCTGGACGACCTGTGCAGACAGGTAGACGGCCTGTAA
- a CDS encoding winged helix-turn-helix domain-containing protein gives MKPLAITPHLSVEELRHRYKTAPNNHERTRWHALLLLSEPESRTRGDVARIVQRSPAWLASTITLYNTQGPDGLADRRPGRSHRPFLLNELQRAALELRLQSPPDDEGKWTSQKVTDWIEATIGQPVHVTTGWNYLRLLTYTVQQPRPRHPQAASAEQQQAYKKKSRRSSTS, from the coding sequence ATCAAACCCTTAGCGATCACTCCGCATCTGAGCGTTGAAGAACTCCGGCATCGCTACAAGACGGCACCGAACAATCACGAACGCACCCGCTGGCACGCCCTGCTCCTCCTGAGCGAACCCGAATCACGAACACGCGGTGACGTAGCACGCATCGTCCAGCGAAGTCCCGCGTGGCTTGCGAGCACCATCACGCTGTACAACACCCAAGGCCCAGATGGTCTGGCAGACCGTCGTCCAGGTCGCTCCCACCGTCCCTTTCTGCTCAACGAGCTCCAGCGTGCAGCGCTGGAACTGCGCCTCCAGTCACCGCCAGATGACGAGGGGAAATGGACAAGCCAGAAGGTCACGGACTGGATTGAGGCGACCATCGGTCAGCCCGTGCATGTCACGACCGGCTGGAACTACCTTCGTCTCCTCACCTACACCGTTCAGCAACCGCGTCCTCGTCATCCACAGGCGGCCAGTGCGGAACAACAGCAGGCGTACAAAAAAAAATCCAGGCGCTCGTCGACGAGCTGA
- a CDS encoding MFS transporter, translated as MKFKLHRRATTALTSFVIAALTTELADELVDGATGAVWPYLRNDLHLTYTEVGLLLGMPGVLANLIEPLFGLLADAGYHRRIVLGGGFAFALALLLTALAENFWGLLLSFVLFYPASGAFVSLTQAAWMDAESERQEQNMARWTLAGSVGNVVGPVLIGAAVALGVGWRPVFAVLAALSLMALFLMWRAPSLHPSAAPPEQEAAFQLRESLQYVFHSVKRAAVLDSLLLLEASNLMLDVFRAFLALYFVDAAHSTPAQATLAVGVLTGVGLIGDALIVPVLEKLSGVAFVKWSALLVSVLFPAFLWVPHVGWKLVDAALIGLLTSGWYAVLQARLYGLLPERSGTVMALGSVTGMAGAAILPVLGWLADRAGVQNALWCLLLGPLLLVWRLPSVTLRR; from the coding sequence GTGAAATTCAAGCTGCACCGCAGGGCCACCACAGCCCTGACCTCATTCGTGATCGCCGCACTCACCACCGAACTGGCCGATGAACTGGTAGACGGTGCCACAGGAGCGGTCTGGCCGTATCTACGCAACGATCTGCACCTGACATACACCGAAGTTGGCCTGCTCCTGGGCATGCCTGGCGTGCTGGCGAACCTGATCGAGCCGCTGTTCGGGCTGCTGGCCGATGCCGGGTATCACCGCCGGATTGTGCTCGGGGGAGGCTTCGCGTTCGCTCTGGCTCTCCTGCTGACGGCGCTGGCAGAAAATTTCTGGGGCCTGCTGCTGTCGTTCGTGCTGTTTTACCCGGCGTCCGGTGCCTTCGTGAGTCTGACGCAGGCAGCGTGGATGGACGCCGAGTCGGAGCGCCAGGAACAGAACATGGCCCGCTGGACGCTGGCCGGTTCGGTCGGCAATGTGGTCGGGCCGGTGCTGATCGGCGCGGCAGTGGCGCTCGGGGTGGGCTGGCGTCCGGTGTTCGCGGTGCTCGCCGCTCTGTCCCTGATGGCCCTGTTTCTGATGTGGCGTGCCCCCAGCCTGCATCCCAGCGCCGCGCCACCCGAGCAGGAAGCGGCTTTTCAGCTCAGAGAAAGCCTTCAGTATGTCTTTCACAGCGTCAAGCGAGCGGCTGTCCTCGATTCGCTGCTGCTTCTGGAAGCGTCGAATCTGATGCTTGACGTGTTCCGCGCATTTCTGGCGCTGTACTTCGTGGACGCGGCCCACTCGACGCCCGCCCAGGCGACGTTGGCAGTCGGCGTATTGACCGGAGTCGGCCTCATCGGTGACGCGCTGATCGTTCCGGTGCTGGAGAAGCTGTCCGGAGTCGCCTTCGTAAAATGGTCGGCCCTGCTGGTGTCCGTGCTGTTTCCAGCGTTTCTGTGGGTGCCGCATGTGGGCTGGAAGCTGGTGGATGCCGCGCTGATCGGCCTGTTGACCTCCGGGTGGTACGCCGTCCTTCAGGCCCGGCTGTATGGGCTGCTGCCAGAAAGGAGCGGCACGGTGATGGCCCTGGGTTCCGTCACGGGCATGGCGGGCGCAGCGATTCTTCCCGTGCTCGGCTGGCTCGCAGACCGTGCAGGGGTGCAGAACGCCCTGTGGTGTCTGCTGCTCGGCCCCCTGCTGCTCGTCTGGCGTCTTCCGTCCGTGACGCTCCGCCGATGA
- a CDS encoding carbohydrate ABC transporter permease, whose amino-acid sequence MQRRERPWTLLIYAVLVLVSLPFVLPSVWMLISSLKSSAAIFGNPFSLSGSEWRPSNFWEVFRNYPFARQYLNSVLILLVSVPATLLLSALAGYGFARLRFVGRDAVFLMTLGAMMIPSELTAIPQFLLFKTLGLTNTHVPIIVLQVFSATGALAVFLMRQHFITLPKELDEAGRVDGLGYLGVFWYIMLPLSRPALATVAIFALLNSWNDYFNPLIYLNDEKLMTLPLALQRFTDPLGGVYWNLTLAAGVLVALPVLLAFLLAQKQFIESLAATGTKG is encoded by the coding sequence GTGCAGCGGCGTGAGCGCCCGTGGACTCTGCTGATCTACGCGGTCCTCGTGCTCGTCAGCCTGCCGTTTGTACTGCCGAGCGTGTGGATGCTGATTTCGAGTCTCAAGTCTTCGGCAGCGATCTTCGGCAATCCCTTCAGCCTGTCTGGGAGTGAGTGGCGACCGAGCAACTTCTGGGAGGTCTTCCGCAACTATCCCTTCGCCCGCCAGTACCTCAACAGCGTGCTGATCCTGCTCGTGAGTGTGCCCGCCACACTTCTGCTCTCCGCGCTGGCCGGATACGGCTTTGCCCGCCTGCGCTTTGTCGGGCGCGACGCGGTGTTTCTGATGACCTTGGGGGCGATGATGATTCCCAGCGAACTGACCGCTATTCCGCAGTTTCTGCTGTTCAAGACGTTGGGGCTGACCAACACCCACGTGCCGATCATCGTGCTGCAAGTCTTCAGCGCGACCGGCGCACTGGCGGTCTTCCTGATGCGCCAGCACTTCATCACGCTGCCGAAAGAGCTGGACGAGGCTGGCCGGGTAGACGGCCTGGGGTACCTGGGCGTGTTCTGGTACATCATGCTTCCCCTGTCGCGCCCAGCCCTGGCGACGGTGGCGATCTTCGCGCTGCTCAATTCGTGGAACGACTATTTCAACCCACTGATCTACCTGAACGACGAGAAGTTGATGACGCTGCCGCTTGCACTTCAGCGTTTCACCGACCCGCTGGGCGGCGTGTACTGGAATCTGACACTCGCGGCGGGCGTGCTGGTGGCGCTGCCGGTCCTGCTGGCCTTTCTGCTGGCCCAGAAGCAGTTTATCGAGAGCCTCGCGGCCACAGGAACCAAAGGATGA
- a CDS encoding carbohydrate ABC transporter permease, translating into MTPAALPTHTQRRRGGQRRREGLTGWAFVLPYALGMLIFIIGPLLAVGAVSLMNWSLLDTPTYAGLSNYRKLLHDPGFLSSLGVTALFTAGIVVLNISAALGLSGLMNLKLAGISAFRTAVFSPVVMPIVAWALVWKFLLQPVGPVNTALQHAGVSGANLLQVPATALWTVVVIEVIKSVGLNAVIFLSALQGVPPELLEAGRLDGANRWQSFTRLVLPLISPTFFLVFIITLIGALKVFTPVWVLTGGGPSDATTTLLVYLYKQGFGFFDFGYASVIAVVLFVLILLMTSLQWALRRRLVFYEE; encoded by the coding sequence ATGACACCTGCCGCCCTGCCAACACACACGCAACGCCGCCGGGGAGGTCAGCGACGCCGCGAGGGGCTGACGGGCTGGGCGTTCGTGCTGCCCTACGCGCTCGGCATGCTGATCTTCATCATCGGCCCGCTGCTGGCGGTAGGAGCCGTGTCGCTGATGAACTGGTCGCTGCTCGACACACCCACGTACGCGGGCCTGAGCAACTACCGCAAGCTGCTGCACGATCCGGGCTTTCTCAGCAGCCTGGGTGTCACGGCCCTCTTCACCGCCGGAATCGTGGTGCTGAATATCAGCGCGGCCCTGGGCCTCTCCGGCCTGATGAATCTGAAGCTCGCGGGCATCAGCGCCTTTCGCACGGCGGTGTTCTCGCCGGTGGTGATGCCGATTGTCGCCTGGGCGCTGGTGTGGAAGTTTCTGCTTCAGCCTGTGGGACCTGTCAATACGGCGCTGCAACACGCGGGCGTCAGCGGGGCCAATCTGCTCCAGGTGCCCGCCACGGCCCTGTGGACGGTGGTCGTGATCGAGGTGATCAAATCGGTTGGCCTGAACGCCGTGATCTTTCTGAGTGCGCTTCAGGGCGTGCCGCCAGAACTGCTGGAAGCGGGCCGACTGGACGGCGCGAACCGCTGGCAGAGTTTCACCCGGCTGGTGCTGCCGCTGATCTCCCCTACCTTCTTCCTGGTCTTTATCATCACGCTGATCGGGGCGCTGAAGGTGTTCACACCTGTCTGGGTGCTGACCGGCGGTGGCCCTTCCGACGCGACCACCACGCTGCTGGTGTACCTGTACAAGCAGGGCTTCGGATTTTTCGATTTCGGCTACGCCTCGGTGATCGCGGTGGTGCTCTTCGTGCTGATCCTGCTGATGACCTCGCTGCAATGGGCGCTGCGCCGCCGACTGGTCTTTTATGAGGAGTGA
- a CDS encoding transposase — translation MRRCWAKRGVRPTAPHANGFEWTYLYGFVHPFSGRTDLLRFDTVDTASFSAALSLFKARVDPADERLLILVVDNAGWHRSAKVVVPPGVQLVFTLPDTPELMPAEHLWIPLKEGLVNRAWPSLQALIEPLDQRCVWLMQQHALVSNLTSFHWLPAA, via the coding sequence TTGCGGCGCTGCTGGGCCAAACGTGGGGTACGGCCCACCGCACCCCACGCCAATGGATTCGAATGGACCTATCTCTATGGCTTTGTCCATCCGTTCTCCGGAAGAACGGACTTGCTGCGGTTCGATACCGTCGATACCGCGTCGTTCAGTGCCGCCCTCAGCCTGTTTAAGGCTCGCGTTGACCCAGCAGACGAGCGTCTGCTGATCCTGGTAGTCGACAACGCTGGCTGGCACCGCAGTGCCAAGGTGGTCGTGCCACCAGGCGTCCAGCTGGTCTTCACCCTGCCCGACACCCCGGAATTGATGCCGGCAGAACATCTCTGGATCCCGCTTAAAGAGGGCTTGGTGAATCGGGCGTGGCCTTCGCTGCAGGCGCTGATCGAGCCACTCGATCAGCGGTGTGTCTGGCTGATGCAGCAACACGCCCTTGTCTCGAATCTCACCAGCTTCCACTGGCTCCCCGCCGCCTGA